One Halomarina pelagica genomic region harbors:
- a CDS encoding DegT/DnrJ/EryC1/StrS family aminotransferase, with protein sequence MSPPSFPRRRPWPLLPPSRRSVQSVVDGSRVPYRFCSSSKIALRSALVALDCPGTNVLLPSYLPPGVVEPLHELDVEPRFYRVADDLSADVADAEARLDDETSAIVVVHYFGFPQPRLDEIAALADRHDLALIDNNSHSTLSRRDGRLLGTFGDVGFTSLHKTLPVPDGAVLYFNSSRVDPTERLPLTGVRDRYTCADYRYCAGAAFSATGSVGEAALEFVDHLCNGDDTPYLPPSDDPVGEYQRSKVRMSKLSSTALTRIDPVAVTVNRRAAFARWHHHLAGDDRFAPPFEHLPTGVCPWFYPVVADDPAALVDSLGGVASAFAWPTLPSGVEGNPEYRAENERARRLVLLPAHQDMTPADVDRLAARVR encoded by the coding sequence ATGAGTCCCCCGTCGTTCCCCCGGAGGCGACCGTGGCCCCTGCTCCCGCCGTCGCGCCGGAGCGTCCAGTCCGTCGTGGACGGGTCGCGGGTCCCGTATCGCTTCTGTTCGAGCAGCAAGATCGCGCTCCGCAGCGCGCTGGTCGCGCTCGACTGCCCCGGGACGAACGTCCTCCTGCCGTCGTACCTCCCGCCGGGGGTCGTCGAACCGCTCCACGAACTCGACGTCGAGCCGCGTTTCTACCGCGTCGCGGACGACCTCTCCGCCGACGTGGCGGACGCCGAGGCGCGTCTCGACGACGAGACGTCGGCGATCGTGGTCGTCCACTACTTCGGGTTCCCCCAGCCCCGTCTGGACGAGATCGCGGCGCTCGCCGACCGCCACGACCTCGCGCTCATCGACAACAACTCCCACTCGACGCTCAGCCGCCGCGACGGTCGCCTCCTGGGGACGTTCGGCGACGTGGGGTTCACGAGCCTCCACAAGACGCTCCCCGTCCCGGACGGGGCGGTGCTGTACTTCAACAGTTCGCGGGTCGATCCGACCGAACGGTTGCCGCTAACCGGCGTTCGCGACCGCTACACGTGCGCCGACTACCGCTACTGCGCCGGGGCCGCCTTCTCCGCGACCGGGTCGGTCGGGGAGGCCGCCCTCGAGTTCGTGGATCACCTCTGTAACGGGGACGATACGCCGTACCTCCCGCCCTCCGACGATCCCGTGGGCGAGTACCAGCGATCGAAGGTCCGCATGTCGAAGCTCTCGTCGACGGCGCTGACGCGCATCGACCCCGTCGCGGTGACGGTGAACCGGCGCGCGGCGTTCGCCAGGTGGCACCACCACCTGGCGGGCGACGACCGGTTCGCCCCGCCCTTCGAGCACCTTCCGACCGGCGTCTGTCCGTGGTTCTATCCGGTCGTCGCCGACGACCCGGCGGCGCTCGTCGACTCGCTCGGGGGCGTGGCGAGCGCGTTCGCGTGGCCGACGCTCCCGTCGGGCGTCGAGGGGAACCCCGAGTATCGAGCCGAGAACGAACGCGCGCGGCGACTGGTGCTCCTCCCGGCCCATCAGGATATGACCCCTGCGGACGTCGATCGCCTCGCCGCGCGCGTCCGTTGA
- a CDS encoding oligosaccharide flippase family protein codes for MNISKSSVKLFGAQIATNAVSFVAMAFFARELGSEQMGVFFLFQAVSSVLVTASDIGIVTAMEKRISGGQDAGSVVSSAVALMLGLVAFVAFGIVLFRGPLNDYIGASLALWLIAAIALTQVKRVVMAWLRGDLRVGDTADIQLLSSLIQMGTSVVLILLGVDVMALVLGVLVGSALSSAWALFRERPPVGKPNPRDAVSLFNYAKYNFIPSVGIEVHNWMDVLVIGLFLTQSAVGAYEIAWRVAGVTTLLASAIGMSVLPQTSAWDARSETGRIERLVSSSIVPSLFLIIPSVFGAVLLSREILGVVFGEGFAVASLALIVLVAGKIPEAIQLLVGKCLLGLDKPNLVARATVVALVLNLVLNVALVTQFGLIGAAFATTLSFTAGMLLRVRYLTEFITLQLPYWKLAWCVLASLVMSVVIVVVRAQVPITTVPRLLAVVAVGAVVYGAVVMLYPPLRSLLLGYVSNLVPRPAA; via the coding sequence ATGAACATCTCGAAGTCGAGTGTCAAGCTGTTCGGCGCACAGATCGCGACGAACGCCGTCTCGTTCGTCGCGATGGCGTTCTTCGCCCGCGAACTCGGCAGCGAGCAGATGGGGGTTTTCTTCCTGTTTCAGGCGGTGTCGAGCGTCCTCGTCACGGCCTCGGACATCGGAATCGTCACGGCGATGGAAAAGCGCATCAGCGGCGGCCAGGACGCCGGGAGCGTCGTCTCCTCGGCCGTGGCGCTCATGCTCGGGTTGGTCGCGTTCGTCGCCTTCGGGATCGTACTCTTTCGCGGGCCGCTCAACGACTACATCGGGGCGTCCCTCGCGCTGTGGTTGATCGCCGCCATCGCGCTGACGCAGGTGAAACGGGTGGTGATGGCGTGGCTCCGGGGCGACCTCCGCGTCGGCGATACCGCCGACATCCAGCTGTTGAGTTCGCTCATCCAGATGGGGACCTCGGTGGTGCTCATCCTGCTCGGCGTGGACGTGATGGCGCTCGTCCTCGGCGTCCTCGTCGGCTCGGCGCTCAGTTCGGCCTGGGCGCTCTTCCGCGAACGACCGCCCGTCGGCAAGCCGAACCCGAGGGACGCCGTCTCGCTGTTCAACTACGCGAAGTACAACTTCATCCCGAGCGTCGGCATCGAGGTGCACAACTGGATGGACGTGCTCGTCATCGGGCTGTTCCTCACGCAGTCGGCCGTGGGCGCGTACGAGATCGCCTGGCGCGTCGCGGGCGTGACGACGCTGCTCGCATCCGCCATCGGCATGTCGGTCCTCCCGCAGACGAGCGCGTGGGACGCCCGGTCGGAGACCGGCCGCATCGAGCGGCTCGTCTCGTCGAGCATCGTCCCGTCGCTGTTTCTCATCATCCCGTCGGTGTTCGGCGCGGTGCTGCTCTCCCGCGAGATCCTCGGCGTCGTCTTCGGCGAGGGATTCGCGGTCGCCTCGCTCGCGCTGATCGTGCTGGTCGCGGGAAAGATCCCGGAGGCGATCCAGCTCCTCGTCGGGAAATGCCTGCTCGGACTCGACAAGCCGAACCTCGTCGCGCGGGCCACCGTCGTCGCCCTCGTGCTCAACCTCGTCCTGAACGTCGCGCTCGTCACGCAGTTCGGACTCATCGGGGCGGCGTTCGCGACGACCCTCTCGTTCACCGCCGGGATGCTCCTCCGGGTGCGCTACCTCACCGAGTTCATCACCCTGCAGTTACCCTACTGGAAGCTCGCGTGGTGCGTCCTTGCGTCGCTGGTCATGTCGGTCGTCATCGTCGTCGTCCGGGCGCAGGTGCCGATCACGACCGTCCCCCGACTGCTGGCCGTCGTGGCCGTCGGCGCGGTCGTCTACGGCGCGGTCGTCATGCTCTACCCGCCGCTGCGGTCGCTGCTGCTCGGGTACGTCTCGAACCTCGTTCCCCGGCCCGCGGCGTGA
- a CDS encoding helix-turn-helix transcriptional regulator produces MGRTVIDELRREAARLDVRDRMDDEERIDTERLCEYVRHGPLLEALFDGPLDRRDIEECLGVSRATSHRFTRWLETEGLATKVDGQFALTGQGAVIAEEILRFELHVAAAQRLAPLLSSICDHHREFVIEPFADATVTTADPADPYRPVRRFVSLVEESTTLRGFNTTAMAPLTMQSFYERLFGEMETEIVYLPSAVDGLLASYPEQAERVLETGRLTLFTREALPYGLAIFDDRVGIGGYDEDTGLLRVFVDTDAERAREWAERVYELFKEDSDPLERVREFGAMTE; encoded by the coding sequence ATGGGGCGCACGGTCATCGACGAACTACGACGGGAGGCGGCGCGACTCGACGTCCGCGATCGGATGGACGACGAGGAGCGCATCGACACCGAACGGCTCTGCGAGTACGTCCGCCACGGGCCGCTGCTGGAGGCGCTGTTCGACGGACCGCTCGACAGGCGGGACATCGAGGAGTGCCTCGGCGTCTCGCGGGCGACGAGCCACCGCTTCACCCGGTGGCTCGAAACGGAGGGCCTCGCGACGAAGGTAGACGGGCAGTTCGCCCTGACGGGCCAGGGCGCGGTCATCGCCGAGGAGATCCTGCGATTCGAGTTGCACGTCGCGGCGGCCCAGCGCCTCGCGCCGCTGCTGTCGAGCATCTGTGACCACCACCGGGAGTTCGTGATCGAACCGTTCGCGGACGCGACGGTCACGACGGCCGATCCCGCGGACCCCTACAGGCCGGTCCGGCGGTTCGTCTCGCTCGTCGAGGAATCGACCACCCTCCGGGGGTTCAACACGACGGCGATGGCCCCGCTCACGATGCAGTCGTTCTACGAGCGACTCTTCGGCGAGATGGAGACGGAGATCGTCTACCTGCCGAGCGCCGTCGACGGACTCCTCGCGTCGTACCCCGAGCAGGCCGAGCGAGTGCTCGAGACGGGCCGGCTCACGCTCTTCACGCGCGAGGCGCTCCCCTACGGACTGGCCATCTTCGACGACCGGGTCGGCATCGGCGGCTACGACGAGGACACAGGCCTGCTCCGGGTGTTCGTCGACACCGACGCCGAACGCGCCCGCGAGTGGGCCGAGCGCGTCTACGAGCTGTTCAAGGAGGATTCGGACCCGCTGGAGCGGGTTCGAGAATTCGGCGCGATGACGGAGTGA
- the msrA gene encoding peptide-methionine (S)-S-oxide reductase MsrA has product MSQSDTERATFAGGCFWCVEAPLERLAGVRSVTSGYAGGETEDPTYEEVCSGTTGHAEVVQVEYDPSAVGYDELLEVFFTVHDPTQLDRQGPDVGTQYRSAIFYHDEEQREIAEAFVEELEAAGIYDDPIVTEIEPLEAFYEAEEYHQDYYAKNPNDAYCTFHAEPKIKKVREKFATKVRE; this is encoded by the coding sequence ATGAGTCAATCCGATACGGAGCGGGCGACGTTCGCAGGCGGCTGTTTCTGGTGCGTCGAGGCTCCGCTCGAGCGACTCGCCGGCGTACGCTCGGTGACGTCCGGCTACGCGGGCGGCGAGACGGAGGACCCGACCTACGAGGAGGTCTGTTCCGGGACGACCGGCCACGCCGAGGTCGTCCAGGTCGAGTACGATCCGAGCGCGGTGGGGTACGACGAACTGCTGGAGGTCTTCTTCACGGTCCACGACCCGACGCAGCTCGATCGCCAGGGGCCTGACGTCGGCACGCAGTACCGTTCGGCGATCTTCTATCACGACGAGGAGCAGCGCGAAATCGCCGAGGCGTTCGTCGAGGAACTCGAGGCCGCGGGGATCTACGACGACCCCATCGTGACGGAGATCGAACCGCTCGAGGCGTTCTACGAGGCGGAGGAGTACCACCAGGACTACTACGCCAAGAACCCGAACGACGCGTACTGCACCTTCCACGCCGAACCGAAGATCAAGAAGGTGCGAGAGAAGTTCGCCACGAAGGTCCGGGAGTAG
- a CDS encoding Cdc6/Cdc18 family protein, producing the protein MDSDVNKGPSAQSESAVQANVTNPANDPLFPPPDEPSSECRIFANKDLLRIGHVPDEDRIVGRDTEIQRIANEIGVVTKNEAPNNIGIYGKTGTGKSLVARHVTQRAQITAIHRGIDVATVYVDCSSATTETKAAKTIARSLNQEHDLGLEIPRRGIGADDYYAYLWEDILSNFDHAIIILDEVDGLREVSAEGEAEGVLNKLSRAEENRFTDCNLGIVTISNKVRFKERLSERVDSSFHQVDFVFKPYDAEQLQLILKNRRDAFHEGVLEAGVIAKCAALSAQEHGDARKAIVVLKAAGEAAEKAGDQAVTEVHLEHVADHAEVDRVRELMRGNTPQAKAVLYALASLHLTSDESAFSTSQIYDRYKNVCGVADLKELTYNGVYLLLREQRFLEIVGSQLTDGKKKNAREHWLQVDPDVALRAVSDDLPSLATADELRERAAS; encoded by the coding sequence ATGGATAGTGATGTTAACAAAGGTCCTTCAGCGCAATCGGAGTCTGCCGTTCAAGCTAACGTAACGAATCCAGCAAACGATCCGTTATTCCCTCCACCAGATGAGCCCAGTTCTGAATGTAGAATCTTTGCCAACAAAGATCTTCTACGGATCGGTCACGTGCCCGATGAGGATCGTATCGTTGGCCGTGATACCGAAATACAGCGGATCGCGAACGAGATTGGGGTCGTTACCAAGAACGAAGCGCCGAACAATATTGGCATCTATGGTAAGACAGGGACTGGAAAGTCGCTCGTCGCTCGGCACGTTACTCAACGTGCACAGATCACTGCGATCCACCGCGGAATAGATGTCGCGACGGTGTACGTTGACTGTTCGTCGGCGACCACGGAGACGAAAGCGGCGAAGACGATCGCTCGTTCACTCAACCAAGAACACGATCTCGGTCTCGAGATACCGCGTCGGGGTATCGGAGCAGACGACTATTACGCTTATCTCTGGGAAGATATTCTCTCAAATTTCGACCACGCTATTATCATTCTAGATGAGGTCGACGGTCTTCGTGAAGTCAGTGCCGAGGGGGAAGCCGAAGGCGTGCTCAACAAACTCTCACGGGCGGAAGAGAACCGGTTTACCGACTGCAACCTGGGTATCGTTACGATCAGTAACAAAGTTCGCTTCAAAGAACGATTGAGTGAACGCGTAGACAGTAGCTTCCATCAGGTCGACTTCGTGTTCAAACCGTACGATGCGGAACAGTTGCAACTCATCCTCAAAAACCGACGTGATGCCTTCCACGAGGGAGTTCTCGAAGCGGGAGTCATCGCAAAGTGTGCCGCGCTCAGTGCTCAGGAACACGGGGATGCCCGGAAAGCCATCGTCGTATTAAAAGCGGCCGGGGAAGCCGCAGAAAAAGCAGGTGACCAAGCCGTTACGGAAGTCCATCTTGAACACGTAGCAGACCACGCGGAAGTCGATCGAGTACGCGAACTGATGCGAGGGAACACGCCGCAGGCGAAGGCCGTCCTCTATGCGCTCGCAAGCTTACACCTCACCTCCGACGAGTCGGCGTTTTCGACGTCGCAGATATATGACCGGTATAAGAACGTCTGTGGGGTCGCTGACCTGAAAGAACTCACCTACAACGGCGTTTATCTGCTCCTTCGCGAGCAACGCTTCCTCGAAATAGTCGGCTCTCAGCTCACGGACGGAAAAAAGAAGAACGCGCGCGAACACTGGCTTCAAGTCGATCCCGATGTCGCCCTTCGAGCCGTCAGTGATGACCTTCCGAGCCTCGCTACGGCAGACGAACTCCGCGAGCGCGCAGCGTCGTAA
- a CDS encoding orc1/cdc6 family replication initiation protein encodes MAGDPLDPEKLFSVQDEIFANRRLLETSHVPEPGRIVGRDMEITTLAGHLEDALLCSSPENVIVYGKTGTGKSLVSRWVSQRIQESAPKDVTIRATRIDCSQDTTETQVASSLARTFNDPVVTGSTVPLTGLSASNYWKLLWEALDEQYDVAIVILDEADLLSTHNPLMRLSRARENADTNARIGVIAVSNKLQYPSRLDERTVSSLRAKELPFPPYDADQLTEILERRREAFRDGVLSEDVIPLCSAFAAQEHGDARKAIDILRHAGKLAHKEGIDRVVERHVREARRLAERDRFTETTRTATMQAKAGLLALAALSLRHDRSVFTTSEIYDQYFAIAREIDLDPLSVRRFRDILKEQAFLGLLESEKENDGKGGGIHIDHRLMDDPELVYDTLSEDERLGESTLTIDSESV; translated from the coding sequence ATGGCCGGAGATCCACTCGATCCAGAGAAGCTCTTCTCGGTCCAGGACGAGATCTTTGCCAATCGGCGTCTCTTGGAGACGAGCCACGTCCCCGAGCCCGGCCGGATCGTCGGCCGAGATATGGAGATCACCACACTCGCGGGGCACCTGGAGGACGCGCTCCTCTGCTCGAGCCCGGAGAACGTAATCGTGTACGGTAAGACCGGTACCGGAAAGTCGCTCGTCTCTCGCTGGGTCTCGCAACGAATTCAGGAGAGCGCTCCGAAAGATGTTACAATTCGTGCGACACGGATCGATTGCTCGCAGGATACGACCGAGACACAGGTCGCTTCGTCTCTCGCACGAACGTTCAACGACCCCGTCGTGACGGGTTCGACGGTCCCCCTGACGGGGCTGAGCGCCTCGAACTACTGGAAGCTCCTCTGGGAAGCGCTCGACGAGCAGTACGACGTTGCGATCGTTATCCTCGACGAAGCTGACCTGCTGAGCACCCACAATCCGCTGATGCGGCTCTCGCGTGCGCGCGAAAACGCCGATACGAACGCCCGAATCGGCGTGATCGCCGTGTCGAACAAGCTCCAGTATCCCAGCCGCCTCGACGAGCGGACCGTAAGTTCGCTACGCGCGAAGGAACTACCGTTCCCGCCGTATGACGCCGACCAGCTCACCGAGATCCTCGAACGTCGGCGTGAGGCCTTCCGTGATGGGGTGCTTTCCGAGGACGTCATCCCGCTCTGTTCGGCGTTCGCCGCGCAGGAACACGGTGACGCTCGCAAGGCGATCGACATCCTCCGCCACGCCGGTAAACTCGCGCACAAGGAAGGGATAGACCGGGTCGTCGAACGACACGTTCGGGAGGCTCGACGGCTCGCCGAGCGTGACCGGTTCACGGAGACGACCCGGACGGCGACGATGCAAGCGAAGGCTGGACTCCTGGCGCTCGCTGCGCTCTCACTTCGGCACGATCGATCCGTGTTCACGACCTCGGAGATCTACGACCAGTATTTCGCCATCGCTCGAGAGATCGACCTCGATCCGTTATCCGTGCGTCGCTTCCGTGATATCCTGAAGGAACAGGCGTTCCTCGGCCTCCTCGAATCAGAGAAAGAAAACGATGGGAAAGGCGGTGGCATCCACATCGACCATCGGCTGATGGACGACCCAGAACTCGTGTACGACACGCTTTCAGAGGACGAACGATTGGGAGAGAGCACTCTCACCATCGACAGTGAGAGCGTTTGA
- a CDS encoding MFS transporter has product MSTRDDRGREASDPDLADGSAVTDPSATGSAAPESSAGVPWRSPTVQVVLASTLLAPLGVPLVSPALPVVRDAFALADAEASLLVSAYFAVGIVLSPFIGVVVDRVGRRRVLVPSLVVFSVAGGAIAVAPDFATVLLIRLVQGVASAGIFITTVTIIADAFDGVGRNAVFGANNAALAAGAAVFPIVGGVLAAISWNAPFLAYLVGLPVAVAAYVLLDEPESERETRSLAYLRGAARALAGRDALTYYGAAFVTEALALGAIITALPFLLSAEFALSPLLIGLTLTASEIAAIVVSMGNGRLARRFTNQQLVAAGYACYGVGLAGAWIAPSPAVVAAAVFVFGAGLGLSVPAVDAAVSHLVPGRFRAGALSIRNSTTFLGRATGPVFFAGVAAATGYRPLLGVAAVAALALAVVTLAAVRPLSEDAPVPDAGGG; this is encoded by the coding sequence ATGTCAACACGAGACGACCGGGGCCGCGAGGCGAGCGATCCCGACCTCGCGGACGGATCGGCGGTCACTGATCCGTCCGCGACCGGATCGGCCGCTCCCGAGTCGAGCGCGGGCGTCCCCTGGCGCTCCCCGACGGTGCAGGTCGTGCTGGCGAGCACGCTGCTCGCGCCGCTCGGCGTCCCGCTCGTGAGTCCGGCGCTGCCGGTCGTCCGGGACGCGTTCGCGCTCGCCGACGCGGAGGCGAGCCTCCTCGTCAGCGCGTACTTCGCGGTCGGCATCGTCCTCTCGCCGTTCATCGGCGTCGTCGTGGACCGGGTCGGCCGACGGCGCGTGCTCGTCCCGTCGCTGGTCGTGTTCAGCGTCGCGGGCGGGGCCATCGCCGTCGCGCCGGACTTCGCGACGGTGCTCCTGATCCGCCTCGTCCAGGGGGTCGCTTCGGCGGGCATCTTCATCACGACGGTCACGATCATCGCCGACGCGTTCGACGGCGTCGGGCGCAACGCCGTCTTCGGCGCGAACAACGCGGCGCTGGCCGCCGGTGCGGCGGTGTTTCCCATCGTCGGCGGTGTCCTGGCGGCGATCTCCTGGAACGCCCCGTTCCTCGCGTACCTCGTCGGGTTACCCGTCGCCGTCGCGGCGTACGTCCTGCTCGACGAGCCGGAGTCGGAGCGCGAGACGCGGAGCCTCGCCTACCTGCGCGGAGCCGCCCGCGCGCTGGCCGGTCGCGACGCCCTGACGTACTACGGGGCGGCGTTCGTCACCGAGGCGCTGGCCCTCGGTGCGATCATCACCGCCCTGCCGTTCCTGCTGTCGGCGGAGTTCGCCCTCTCGCCGCTGCTCATCGGGCTGACGCTGACCGCCTCCGAGATCGCCGCGATCGTCGTCTCGATGGGAAACGGGCGACTGGCGCGCCGCTTCACGAACCAGCAACTCGTCGCCGCGGGGTACGCCTGCTACGGCGTCGGCCTCGCGGGCGCGTGGATCGCCCCCTCGCCGGCGGTCGTGGCGGCGGCCGTCTTCGTCTTCGGCGCGGGGCTGGGGCTGAGCGTGCCCGCCGTCGACGCGGCGGTGAGCCACCTCGTCCCGGGACGGTTCCGCGCGGGCGCACTGAGCATCCGCAACAGCACCACGTTCCTCGGTCGGGCGACGGGCCCCGTCTTCTTCGCCGGGGTCGCGGCCGCGACCGGGTACCGGCCCCTGCTCGGCGTCGCCGCCGTCGCCGCGCTGGCGCTCGCCGTCGTCACGCTCGCGGCGGTACGTCCGCTGTCGGAGGACGCCCCGGTACCGGACGCGGGCGGGGGATAG